Proteins from one Periplaneta americana isolate PAMFEO1 chromosome 6, P.americana_PAMFEO1_priV1, whole genome shotgun sequence genomic window:
- the LOC138701967 gene encoding uncharacterized protein isoform X2 codes for MVELAARAPDIPTYEFNKPSGKISYKDISKNEDGFARKRVKNDTKWLIKFLYDRGVNFEKQRRYLDKNVAEHFGNLLSRYRIPFKPWTLRNMGPEVVTLPRVASAFAADTCWMLYKDVIKPLVPYNMLLDENESVPMCLFGTEMPALIPRDEMNYSYAPKLVDLALWVAWQFDDIINKKKTKTKIDKMKYYLQVARNNQVFTDAARHSFLKEVKILTETGELQPEVLRVCEKAGEAWARYIENPDPDRTRDPFEEIMQAIFDVDLLAPGTGVEAKDPVAEEA; via the coding sequence ATGGTTGAACTGGCAGCTCGGGCACCTGACATACCTACATATGAGTTTAACAAGCCATCCGGGAAGATATCTTACAAGGATATATCCAAGAATGAAGACGGCTTTGCAAGAAAGCGGGTGAAGAATGATACTAAGTGGCTTATAAAATTTCTATACGACAGAGGCGTGAATTTTGAGAAACAGCGGCGGTATCTGGACAAGAACGTTGCAGAACACTTTGGGAATTTGCTATCCAGATATCGAATTCCTTTTAAACCATGGACTCTTAGGAACATGGGTCCAGAGGTTGTCACCTTGCCTCGAGTAGCATCTGCTTTTGCTGCTGACACATGTTGGATGCTGTACAAGGACGTGATCAAACCTTTGGTTCCCTACAACATGTTACTTGACGAGAATGAATCAGTTCCCATGTGCCTCTTTGGAACTGAAATGCCTGCTTTAATCCCAAGAGATGAAATGAACTACTCTTATGCTCCCAAATTGGTTGACTTGGCCTTGTGGGTAGCGTGGCAGTTTGACGACATAATCAACAAGAAGAAAACCAAAACCAAAATTGATAAGATGAAATATTACCTGCAGGTTGCTCGCAACAATCAAGTGTTTACTGATGCCGCAAGACACTCCTTCTTGAAGGAGGTGAAGATTCTAACTGAGACAGGGGAATTGCAGCCAGAGGTCTTACGAGTGTGCGAGAAAGCTGGAGAAGCATGGGCCAGATACATAGAAAACCCAGATCCTGATAGGACACGGGATCCGTTCGAGGAAATTATGCAGGCCATTTTTGATGTTGATCTTCTGGCGCCAGGTACAGGTGTGGAAGCAAAGGATCCAGTGGCAGAAGAGGCTTAG
- the LOC138701967 gene encoding uncharacterized protein isoform X1 → MATSVINDFDGDRRGEGFDAVKLVRRMVELAARAPDIPTYEFNKPSGKISYKDISKNEDGFARKRVKNDTKWLIKFLYDRGVNFEKQRRYLDKNVAEHFGNLLSRYRIPFKPWTLRNMGPEVVTLPRVASAFAADTCWMLYKDVIKPLVPYNMLLDENESVPMCLFGTEMPALIPRDEMNYSYAPKLVDLALWVAWQFDDIINKKKTKTKIDKMKYYLQVARNNQVFTDAARHSFLKEVKILTETGELQPEVLRVCEKAGEAWARYIENPDPDRTRDPFEEIMQAIFDVDLLAPGTGVEAKDPVAEEA, encoded by the coding sequence attttgatggagATAGACGAGGTGAAGGCTTTGATGCAGTAAAACTAGTTAGAAGAATGGTTGAACTGGCAGCTCGGGCACCTGACATACCTACATATGAGTTTAACAAGCCATCCGGGAAGATATCTTACAAGGATATATCCAAGAATGAAGACGGCTTTGCAAGAAAGCGGGTGAAGAATGATACTAAGTGGCTTATAAAATTTCTATACGACAGAGGCGTGAATTTTGAGAAACAGCGGCGGTATCTGGACAAGAACGTTGCAGAACACTTTGGGAATTTGCTATCCAGATATCGAATTCCTTTTAAACCATGGACTCTTAGGAACATGGGTCCAGAGGTTGTCACCTTGCCTCGAGTAGCATCTGCTTTTGCTGCTGACACATGTTGGATGCTGTACAAGGACGTGATCAAACCTTTGGTTCCCTACAACATGTTACTTGACGAGAATGAATCAGTTCCCATGTGCCTCTTTGGAACTGAAATGCCTGCTTTAATCCCAAGAGATGAAATGAACTACTCTTATGCTCCCAAATTGGTTGACTTGGCCTTGTGGGTAGCGTGGCAGTTTGACGACATAATCAACAAGAAGAAAACCAAAACCAAAATTGATAAGATGAAATATTACCTGCAGGTTGCTCGCAACAATCAAGTGTTTACTGATGCCGCAAGACACTCCTTCTTGAAGGAGGTGAAGATTCTAACTGAGACAGGGGAATTGCAGCCAGAGGTCTTACGAGTGTGCGAGAAAGCTGGAGAAGCATGGGCCAGATACATAGAAAACCCAGATCCTGATAGGACACGGGATCCGTTCGAGGAAATTATGCAGGCCATTTTTGATGTTGATCTTCTGGCGCCAGGTACAGGTGTGGAAGCAAAGGATCCAGTGGCAGAAGAGGCTTAG